The proteins below come from a single Agrococcus beijingensis genomic window:
- a CDS encoding ABC transporter family substrate-binding protein — protein sequence MRIKRFAAGGVLLATGALVLSACTPTQAPGAEIVEGTSITVAWNQPFYSANGNTSFGNATANNNINYMTYGGFWYYDNTPELQRDESFGTYELVSEEPLQVQYTMNEAAQWSDEVPVDAADLMLGWAAISGAFNTADFDATEFQDPETGAFTTEFPEGTVYFDSGATPDSGLGLVRDTPEVNEDGRGVLMTYSDFYVDWELAFNGGLPAHVIAQRALGIEDPMEAKQAVLDAIQNEDLEVIGQLAAEWNTGFNFTEMPSDTSVLTANGPYMISDFVADQFITLQANENYVGDHQPQVETITVRFITDAMAAVTALQNGDVDVIQPQATPDVRAALEATEGITVNFGEGATYEHVDLQFDQSKNPGVFSTLEARQSFLMTIPRQEIIDRLIVPLNPEATVRNSAVFVPGAEGYDESVENSGILDTYSEVDIEQATALREQAGLAEGTEACLLFASTNPRRVSEYELIRESAAQAGWSVTDCSSPEWGGLLGAPGVYDASLFGWQSTSLGVASVGPNFETGGINNLSYYSNPEMDEVVKELNVTVDAERQLELLKDIDRILVEDAFGITIFQFPEVTAFSDRISGVDSSPLAPTIFWNVWDWTPTETNVSGS from the coding sequence TTGAGGATCAAGCGATTCGCTGCGGGCGGCGTGCTGCTCGCGACGGGCGCGCTCGTCCTCTCCGCTTGCACGCCTACTCAGGCGCCAGGAGCGGAGATCGTCGAGGGCACGTCCATCACTGTCGCGTGGAACCAGCCGTTCTACTCGGCCAACGGCAACACGTCGTTCGGCAACGCGACTGCGAACAACAACATCAACTACATGACGTACGGCGGGTTCTGGTACTACGACAACACCCCCGAGCTGCAGCGCGACGAGTCGTTCGGCACGTACGAGCTGGTCTCCGAGGAGCCGCTCCAGGTGCAGTACACGATGAACGAGGCGGCGCAGTGGAGCGATGAGGTTCCCGTCGACGCCGCCGACCTGATGCTGGGCTGGGCTGCCATCTCCGGTGCGTTCAACACGGCCGACTTCGACGCCACCGAGTTCCAGGACCCGGAGACCGGCGCGTTCACGACCGAGTTCCCCGAGGGCACCGTCTACTTCGACTCGGGCGCCACGCCCGACTCGGGCCTCGGCCTCGTGCGCGACACGCCTGAGGTCAACGAGGACGGCCGCGGCGTGCTCATGACGTACTCCGACTTCTACGTCGACTGGGAGCTGGCGTTCAACGGCGGTCTGCCCGCCCACGTGATCGCGCAGCGCGCGCTCGGCATCGAAGACCCGATGGAGGCCAAGCAGGCCGTCCTCGACGCGATCCAGAACGAGGACCTCGAGGTCATCGGTCAGCTCGCCGCCGAGTGGAACACGGGCTTCAACTTCACCGAGATGCCGTCCGACACGTCGGTGCTCACGGCCAACGGCCCGTACATGATCAGCGACTTCGTCGCCGACCAGTTCATCACGCTGCAGGCCAACGAGAACTACGTGGGCGACCACCAGCCGCAGGTCGAGACGATCACCGTGCGCTTCATCACCGACGCCATGGCTGCGGTGACCGCGCTCCAGAACGGTGACGTCGACGTCATCCAGCCGCAGGCCACGCCTGACGTCCGCGCCGCCCTCGAGGCGACCGAGGGCATCACGGTCAACTTCGGCGAGGGTGCGACGTACGAGCACGTCGACCTGCAGTTCGACCAGTCGAAGAACCCCGGCGTCTTCTCGACGCTCGAGGCTCGCCAGTCGTTCCTGATGACGATCCCGCGCCAGGAGATCATCGACCGCCTCATCGTCCCGCTGAACCCGGAGGCCACGGTCCGCAACTCGGCCGTCTTCGTCCCGGGCGCTGAGGGCTACGACGAGTCGGTGGAGAACTCCGGCATCCTCGACACGTACTCCGAGGTCGACATCGAGCAGGCCACGGCGCTGCGCGAGCAGGCCGGTCTTGCCGAGGGCACCGAGGCCTGCCTCCTGTTCGCCTCGACCAACCCGCGTCGCGTCTCCGAGTACGAGCTCATCCGCGAGTCGGCCGCACAGGCCGGCTGGTCGGTGACCGACTGCTCGTCGCCCGAGTGGGGCGGCCTCCTCGGCGCTCCGGGTGTCTACGACGCCTCGCTGTTCGGCTGGCAGTCGACGTCGCTCGGCGTCGCCTCGGTCGGTCCGAACTTCGAGACCGGCGGCATCAACAACCTCTCCTACTACTCCAACCCGGAGATGGACGAGGTCGTCAAGGAGCTGAACGTCACGGTCGACGCCGAGCGTCAGCTCGAGCTCCTGAAGGACATCGACCGCATCCTCGTCGAGGACGCGTTCGGCATCACCATCTTCCAGTTCCCGGAGGTGACGGCCTTCTCGGACCGCATCTCGGGTGTCGACTCGTCGCCGCTCGCGCCGACGATCTTCTGGAACGTGTGGGACTGGACGCCGACCGAGACCAACGTCTCGGGCAGCTGA
- a CDS encoding ABC transporter ATP-binding protein — MTDTAAAPVADRDVILEARDLNVDFWVDGKFYPAVKNAEFKVRAGEVLAIVGESGSGKSTTAMALISLLPPNARVRGSVTLKGQEILGIPPRDLRHIRGNEIAVIFQEPMTALNPVYTIGFQIVEALRSHFDLTPDQAKERAIELITKVEIPDPPNAFNKYPHQLSGGQRQRAMIAQSLACDPVVLIADEPTTALDVTVQAEVLDLIRKLKDELNSAIILITHDMGVVADLSDRIIVMRNGEMVDRGSALDVFQRPSHPYTKELLAAVPYLGVHEDQTGRAFEASKVSETVDPILRFTDVVIEYPKRGRVPAFRAAEDINLAVYPGEILGLVGESGSGKTTLGRAAIGLLPITAGVLSVAGQDISAASMKDLRPLREKTGIVFQDPSSSLNPRMPIGESIGEPILLSRRAAGDAIEAKDLDKRVQELLESVELPASYRNRYPHELSGGQKQRVGIARALALAPELLIADEPTSALDVSVQARFLELLTGIQQELQFACLFISHDLAVVDSLAHRIAVMRKGRIVEEGTRDEILRNPQDAYTQRLISAVPLPDPVAQRERRESRRLL; from the coding sequence GTGACCGACACGGCAGCCGCCCCCGTCGCAGACCGCGACGTCATCCTCGAGGCACGCGACCTCAACGTCGACTTCTGGGTCGACGGCAAGTTCTACCCGGCCGTCAAGAACGCCGAGTTCAAGGTGCGCGCCGGCGAGGTGCTGGCGATCGTGGGCGAGTCGGGCTCCGGCAAGTCGACGACCGCGATGGCGCTCATCAGCCTGCTGCCCCCGAACGCGCGCGTGCGCGGGTCGGTGACGCTGAAGGGCCAGGAGATCCTGGGGATCCCCCCGCGCGACCTGCGCCACATCCGCGGCAACGAGATCGCGGTGATCTTCCAGGAGCCGATGACGGCGCTGAACCCGGTCTACACGATCGGCTTCCAGATCGTCGAGGCGCTGCGCAGCCACTTCGACCTCACGCCCGACCAGGCGAAGGAGCGCGCGATCGAGCTGATCACGAAGGTCGAGATCCCCGATCCGCCGAACGCGTTCAACAAGTACCCGCACCAGCTCTCCGGCGGCCAGCGCCAGCGCGCGATGATCGCCCAGTCGCTCGCGTGCGACCCTGTCGTGCTGATCGCCGACGAGCCGACCACCGCGCTCGACGTGACGGTGCAGGCCGAGGTGCTCGACCTGATCCGCAAGCTCAAGGACGAGCTCAACTCGGCCATCATCCTCATCACGCACGACATGGGTGTGGTCGCCGACCTCTCCGACCGCATCATCGTCATGCGCAACGGCGAGATGGTCGACCGCGGCTCCGCGCTCGACGTGTTCCAGCGGCCGTCGCACCCGTACACGAAGGAGCTGCTCGCCGCGGTGCCGTACCTGGGCGTGCACGAGGATCAGACGGGCCGCGCGTTCGAGGCGTCGAAGGTCTCCGAGACGGTCGACCCGATCCTGCGCTTCACCGACGTGGTCATCGAGTACCCGAAGCGCGGCCGCGTGCCCGCCTTCCGCGCCGCGGAGGACATCAACCTCGCGGTGTACCCGGGCGAGATCCTGGGCCTCGTGGGCGAGTCGGGCTCTGGCAAGACGACGCTCGGCCGTGCTGCGATCGGCCTGCTGCCCATCACCGCCGGCGTGCTGAGCGTGGCCGGGCAGGACATCTCGGCGGCATCGATGAAGGATCTGCGGCCGCTGCGCGAGAAGACCGGCATCGTGTTCCAGGACCCGTCGTCGTCGCTCAACCCGCGCATGCCGATCGGCGAGTCGATCGGCGAGCCGATCCTGCTCTCGCGCCGCGCCGCCGGCGATGCGATCGAGGCGAAGGACCTCGACAAGCGCGTGCAGGAGCTGCTGGAGTCGGTCGAGCTGCCCGCCTCCTACCGCAACCGCTACCCGCACGAGCTCTCCGGCGGTCAGAAGCAGCGCGTCGGCATCGCCCGTGCGCTGGCGCTGGCGCCCGAGCTGCTGATCGCCGACGAGCCGACGAGCGCGCTCGACGTCTCGGTGCAGGCGCGCTTCCTCGAGCTGCTCACCGGCATCCAGCAGGAGCTGCAGTTCGCCTGCCTCTTCATCAGCCACGACCTCGCGGTCGTCGACTCGCTCGCGCACCGCATCGCGGTGATGCGCAAGGGCAGGATCGTCGAGGAGGGCACCCGCGACGAGATCCTGCGCAACCCGCAGGACGCCTACACGCAGCGACTGATCTCGGCCGTGCCGCTGCCCGACCCGGTCGCCCAGCGCGAGCGCAGGGAGTCGCGCAGGCTGCTCTGA
- a CDS encoding PH domain-containing protein, which translates to MFRSSFGRVITVVIGILMALALASVLLADDPAANLWVLPWPVLGAAVTWAFMWRPVVEIDRAGVRVRNPFTDWTVPWGAIRRIDTKWALELTLATGRLTAWAAPAPSRYGIAQVTKEDIRLARESSTVGGAIRPGDAVHSVSGAAAHVTRTHWEELRDEGQLDDTATATRTWHWPAIAVVAVPAIAVAAALLLR; encoded by the coding sequence GTGTTCCGATCGTCCTTCGGCAGGGTGATCACGGTGGTGATCGGGATCCTGATGGCGCTGGCGCTGGCGAGCGTGCTGCTCGCCGACGATCCGGCCGCCAACCTCTGGGTGCTGCCCTGGCCGGTGCTCGGCGCTGCCGTGACCTGGGCCTTCATGTGGCGCCCGGTCGTCGAGATCGACCGAGCGGGCGTGCGGGTGCGCAACCCCTTCACCGACTGGACGGTGCCGTGGGGCGCCATCCGCCGCATCGACACCAAGTGGGCGCTCGAGCTGACGCTGGCCACGGGTCGACTGACCGCCTGGGCAGCGCCCGCGCCGAGCCGCTACGGCATCGCGCAGGTCACCAAGGAGGACATCCGCCTGGCTCGCGAGTCGAGCACCGTCGGCGGCGCGATCCGCCCCGGGGACGCAGTGCACAGCGTCTCCGGCGCGGCCGCGCACGTCACGCGCACCCACTGGGAGGAGCTGCGCGACGAGGGACAGCTCGACGACACGGCGACCGCGACGCGCACGTGGCACTGGCCCGCGATCGCCGTGGTCGCGGTGCCGGCGATCGCCGTCGCCGCAGCCCTGCTGCTCCGCTGA
- the typA gene encoding translational GTPase TypA: MPIAARSDLRNVAIVAHVDHGKTTLVDAMLTQTGSFGAHDTHDERAMDSNELEREKGITILAKNTAIRYVGEHATDGPVTINVIDTPGHADFGGEVERGLSMVDGVVLLVDASEGPLPQTRFVLRKALEAKLPVILLVNKTDRPDARIDDVVTESQDLLLGLASDLADDVPDLDLDAVLDVPVVYASGKAGRASTNKPENGSLPDSENLEPLFASILQHIPAPKYDDEAPLQAHVTNLDASPFLGRLALLRVKAGTIRKGQTVAWVRHDGEVQNVRITELLETKALERVPAESAGPGDIIAVAGIAEITIGETLADPDDVRPLPTITVDEPAISMTIGTNTSPLAGKVKGSKLTGRMVKDRLDRELIGNVSLRVVDIGRPDAWEVQGRGELALAILVEQMRREGFELTVGKPQVVTRRVDGVLHEPFEHLTIDVPEEHLGAVTQLLAARKGIMDGMQNHGTGWVRMGFVVPSRGLIGFRTEFLTLTRGTGIANAISHGTQPWAGSIVTRNNGALVADRTGVATPFAIMALQDRGIFFVQPGDDVYEGMVVGENARADDMDVNITKEKKLNNIRSSTGEELERLTPPKQLSLEESLEWARDDECVEVTPHAVRIRKVILDATTRGREASRMKKRD, from the coding sequence ATGCCGATCGCCGCGCGATCCGACCTCCGCAACGTGGCGATCGTCGCCCACGTCGACCACGGAAAGACCACCCTCGTCGACGCGATGCTGACGCAGACCGGCTCGTTCGGCGCGCACGACACGCACGACGAGCGCGCCATGGACTCGAACGAGCTCGAGCGTGAGAAGGGCATCACGATCCTCGCCAAGAACACGGCGATCCGATACGTGGGCGAGCACGCCACCGACGGTCCGGTGACGATCAACGTCATCGACACCCCCGGGCACGCCGACTTCGGCGGCGAGGTCGAGCGAGGCCTCTCGATGGTCGACGGCGTCGTGCTGCTCGTCGACGCCTCCGAAGGACCGCTGCCGCAGACCCGCTTCGTGCTCCGCAAGGCGCTCGAGGCCAAGCTGCCCGTCATCCTGCTGGTCAACAAGACCGACCGACCCGACGCGCGCATCGACGATGTCGTGACCGAGAGCCAGGATCTCCTCCTGGGCCTCGCATCCGACCTCGCCGACGACGTGCCCGACCTCGACCTCGATGCCGTCCTCGACGTGCCCGTCGTCTACGCCTCCGGCAAGGCCGGCCGCGCCTCGACGAACAAGCCCGAGAACGGCAGCCTGCCCGACAGCGAGAACCTCGAGCCGCTCTTCGCCTCGATCCTGCAGCACATCCCCGCGCCGAAGTACGACGACGAGGCGCCGCTGCAGGCGCACGTCACCAACCTCGACGCGTCGCCGTTCCTCGGCCGGCTCGCGCTGCTGCGCGTGAAGGCGGGCACCATCCGCAAGGGCCAGACGGTCGCCTGGGTGCGGCACGACGGCGAGGTGCAGAACGTGCGCATCACCGAACTGCTCGAGACGAAGGCGCTCGAGCGCGTGCCTGCCGAGAGCGCGGGCCCCGGCGACATCATCGCCGTCGCCGGCATCGCCGAGATCACGATCGGCGAGACCCTCGCCGACCCCGACGACGTGCGGCCGCTGCCGACCATCACGGTCGACGAGCCCGCCATCTCGATGACGATCGGCACGAACACGTCGCCGCTCGCCGGCAAGGTGAAGGGCTCGAAGCTCACCGGCCGCATGGTGAAGGACCGCCTCGACCGCGAGCTGATCGGCAACGTGTCGCTGCGCGTGGTCGACATCGGCCGCCCCGACGCGTGGGAGGTGCAGGGCCGCGGCGAGCTGGCGCTGGCGATCCTGGTCGAGCAGATGCGGCGCGAGGGCTTCGAGCTCACCGTGGGCAAGCCGCAGGTCGTCACCCGCCGCGTCGACGGCGTGCTGCACGAGCCCTTCGAGCACCTGACGATCGACGTGCCCGAGGAGCACCTGGGTGCCGTCACGCAGCTGCTCGCGGCTCGCAAGGGCATCATGGACGGGATGCAGAACCACGGCACCGGTTGGGTGCGCATGGGTTTCGTGGTGCCGAGCCGTGGCCTGATCGGGTTCCGCACCGAGTTCCTGACGCTCACGCGCGGCACCGGCATCGCCAACGCGATCTCGCACGGCACGCAGCCGTGGGCGGGCTCGATCGTCACCCGCAACAACGGTGCGCTCGTCGCCGACCGCACCGGCGTCGCGACGCCCTTCGCGATCATGGCGCTGCAGGACCGCGGCATCTTCTTCGTGCAGCCCGGCGATGACGTCTACGAGGGCATGGTGGTCGGCGAGAACGCGCGTGCCGATGACATGGACGTCAACATCACCAAGGAGAAGAAGCTCAACAACATCCGGTCGTCGACCGGTGAGGAGCTCGAGCGACTGACGCCTCCGAAGCAGCTCTCCCTCGAGGAGAGCCTCGAGTGGGCCCGCGACGACGAGTGCGTCGAGGTGACGCCGCACGCCGTGCGGATCCGCAAGGTGATCCTCGACGCGACCACTCGTGGTCGCGAGGCCAGCCGCATGAAGAAGCGCGACTAG
- a CDS encoding CPBP family intramembrane glutamic endopeptidase: MTQPIRPPVPTQRRLWWELAIVLLLSLGASALWSVLQFVDVSTRPEPIGEQSVALNPTRSDRAWLDLAYQLTGITLDLVPVALVCWLLWRSRRPHLGALGIDAARPVKDGLSGVALVLVIGIPGLALYLLGRSLGLTVNVVPSPLDADWFTVPVLLLSALRAGLTEEVIVVGYLFARLRRLGWGEWPIIVATAALRGAYHLYQGVPAMIGNFAMGLLFGWLYARTGRLVPLIVAHTLIDVAVFAGYPWAYATFPALFGG; encoded by the coding sequence GTGACCCAGCCCATCCGCCCCCCGGTGCCCACGCAGCGACGGCTCTGGTGGGAGCTGGCGATCGTGCTGCTGCTCTCGCTCGGCGCGAGCGCGCTGTGGTCGGTGCTGCAGTTCGTCGACGTGTCGACGCGGCCCGAGCCGATCGGCGAGCAGTCGGTCGCGCTCAACCCGACGCGCTCCGACCGGGCGTGGCTCGACCTGGCCTACCAGCTCACCGGCATCACCCTCGACCTGGTGCCGGTGGCGCTGGTGTGCTGGCTGCTGTGGCGCTCGCGCCGCCCGCACCTCGGGGCGCTCGGCATCGATGCGGCGAGACCCGTGAAGGACGGCCTGTCGGGCGTGGCGCTCGTGCTCGTCATCGGCATCCCGGGCCTCGCGCTCTACCTGCTCGGCCGCTCGCTGGGGCTCACGGTCAACGTCGTGCCCTCCCCGCTCGACGCGGACTGGTTCACGGTGCCGGTGCTGCTGCTCTCGGCGCTGCGGGCGGGCCTGACCGAGGAGGTCATCGTCGTCGGCTACCTCTTCGCGCGGCTGCGCCGTCTCGGCTGGGGCGAGTGGCCCATCATCGTCGCCACTGCGGCGCTGCGCGGCGCGTACCACCTCTACCAGGGGGTGCCCGCCATGATCGGCAACTTCGCGATGGGCCTGCTCTTCGGCTGGCTCTACGCCCGCACCGGCAGGCTCGTGCCGCTCATCGTCGCGCACACGCTCATCGACGTCGCGGTCTTCGCAGGCTACCCCTGGGCGTACGCGACGTTCCCGGCGCTGTTCGGCGGCTGA
- a CDS encoding ABC transporter permease: MTTNLPSQPAGPQITDAEANLELKEIEGLSQGQIVRKRFFRHWGAVTSMIVLALIVILAFTSVGLSFGSVRVPGWWTWDWTQNPRPVNGGVPSLEHPFGQDSIGKDLFALVMRGTQQSLMIMVIVGLIGSTIGIIIGALSGFFRGWVDSVLMRFTDVIITIPFIVIGAVIGSTFGKLGAFILALVLGLFSWTGLARLVRGEFLTLREREFVDAARVAGASNGRIIFKHILPNAMGVIIVNTTLLMAGAILAETGLSYLGYGVQAPDTSLGLIISQNQEAFQTRPWLFWWPGLFIITIALCINFIGDGLRDAFDPRQKRMPSERAMRKADAVIAADAAALRGHEADDTSSATTTLAESPGPDGRPPREAGDTAGDAPVDPDDRR, encoded by the coding sequence ATGACCACCAACCTTCCCTCGCAGCCCGCCGGCCCCCAGATCACCGACGCCGAGGCCAACCTCGAGCTCAAGGAGATCGAGGGCCTCAGCCAGGGCCAGATCGTCCGCAAGCGCTTCTTCCGCCACTGGGGCGCCGTGACCTCGATGATCGTGCTCGCGCTCATCGTGATCCTCGCGTTCACCTCCGTCGGCCTCTCGTTCGGGTCCGTCCGGGTGCCTGGCTGGTGGACCTGGGACTGGACCCAGAACCCGCGCCCGGTCAACGGCGGCGTCCCCTCGCTCGAGCACCCGTTCGGGCAGGACTCGATCGGCAAGGACCTGTTCGCCCTCGTCATGCGCGGCACGCAGCAGTCGCTCATGATCATGGTGATCGTCGGCCTCATCGGCTCGACGATCGGCATCATCATCGGTGCGCTGTCGGGCTTCTTCCGCGGCTGGGTCGACTCGGTGCTCATGCGCTTCACCGACGTGATCATCACGATCCCGTTCATCGTGATCGGCGCGGTCATCGGCTCGACGTTCGGCAAGCTCGGCGCGTTCATCCTGGCGCTCGTGCTCGGCCTCTTCTCCTGGACGGGCCTCGCGCGCCTCGTGCGCGGTGAGTTCCTCACCCTGCGCGAGCGCGAGTTCGTCGACGCCGCTCGCGTCGCCGGCGCCTCGAACGGCCGCATCATCTTCAAGCACATCCTGCCGAACGCCATGGGCGTCATCATCGTCAACACGACGCTGCTGATGGCCGGTGCGATCCTGGCCGAGACCGGCCTGTCCTACCTCGGCTACGGCGTGCAGGCGCCCGACACCTCGCTCGGCCTCATCATCAGCCAGAACCAGGAGGCGTTCCAGACGCGTCCGTGGCTGTTCTGGTGGCCCGGCCTGTTCATCATCACGATCGCGCTGTGCATCAACTTCATCGGCGACGGCCTGCGCGACGCGTTCGACCCGCGGCAGAAGCGCATGCCCTCCGAGCGCGCGATGCGCAAGGCCGACGCGGTCATCGCCGCCGACGCCGCGGCGCTGCGCGGCCACGAGGCCGACGACACGTCGAGCGCCACGACGACGCTGGCCGAGTCGCCCGGACCCGACGGCCGCCCGCCGCGCGAGGCCGGCGACACCGCCGGCGACGCACCGGTCGATCCCGACGACCGGCGCTGA
- a CDS encoding ABC transporter permease, protein MATFIVRRLIAAVLILLAATFLMYNMVALSGDPLEDLRGVQTPNTAQLIEARIRLLHLDVPPPLRYFIWLGGIAGCFIGQCDFGMTIQQQPVLDVLVNSMDQTLRLVTIATVVAIILGITIGITTALRQYSSYDYSVTFISFLFYSLPIFWFAVLLKQFLAIGANDWFQSGAQIQPWVIAAVALASGLFWMAVLGGDVKRKAITFALAFLAGGLLLWYMSVSGWFLNPRFIVFGLDFSLLAIAVFNITIALLVTAILAGFKQKRSLFIALGMAVLGAALYYPVNYVLFNPQIVPMDTWLMIGLAVLTIAVGVLAGWIFGGDNKSTNMKVGGWTAFLVAAVMVVDRHMQLWNAYSTSGFVRGRPIATIGASNPGFSDSTFFVQGVDTFTHMLLPSIALMVISFAGYTRYTRASLLEVLNQDYIRTARAKGLTERTVIVRHAFRNALIPITTIVAFDIAGIIGGAVITERVFGWTGMGSMFQNGLDRVDPNPVMAFFLVTGGLALLFNLLADIAYAALDPRIRVS, encoded by the coding sequence GTGGCGACATTCATCGTCAGGCGCCTGATCGCGGCTGTGCTCATCCTGCTGGCCGCGACTTTCCTCATGTACAACATGGTCGCCCTCTCGGGTGATCCGCTCGAGGATCTGCGCGGCGTCCAGACGCCGAACACAGCCCAGCTGATCGAAGCCCGCATCCGCCTGCTGCACCTCGACGTGCCGCCGCCGCTGCGCTACTTCATCTGGCTCGGCGGCATCGCCGGTTGCTTCATCGGCCAGTGCGACTTCGGCATGACCATCCAGCAGCAGCCCGTGCTCGACGTGCTCGTCAACTCGATGGACCAGACCCTTCGCCTCGTGACGATCGCGACCGTGGTCGCCATCATCCTCGGCATCACCATCGGCATCACGACGGCCCTGCGTCAGTACTCCTCGTACGACTACTCCGTCACCTTCATCTCCTTCCTCTTCTACTCGCTGCCGATCTTCTGGTTCGCGGTGCTGCTCAAGCAGTTCCTCGCCATCGGCGCGAACGACTGGTTCCAGTCAGGGGCGCAGATCCAGCCGTGGGTCATCGCCGCAGTGGCGCTCGCCTCCGGGCTCTTCTGGATGGCGGTCCTGGGCGGCGACGTCAAGCGCAAGGCGATCACCTTCGCGCTGGCGTTCCTCGCCGGCGGTCTGCTGCTCTGGTACATGAGCGTCTCGGGCTGGTTCCTGAACCCGCGCTTCATCGTGTTCGGCCTCGACTTCTCGCTGCTCGCGATCGCCGTGTTCAACATCACCATCGCGCTGCTGGTCACGGCGATCCTCGCCGGCTTCAAGCAGAAGCGCTCGCTCTTCATCGCGCTCGGCATGGCCGTGCTCGGCGCCGCGCTCTACTACCCGGTCAACTACGTCCTGTTCAACCCGCAGATCGTGCCGATGGACACCTGGCTCATGATCGGCCTCGCCGTGCTGACGATCGCGGTCGGCGTGCTCGCCGGCTGGATCTTCGGCGGCGACAACAAGTCGACGAACATGAAGGTGGGCGGCTGGACCGCGTTCCTCGTCGCAGCGGTCATGGTCGTCGACCGGCACATGCAGCTGTGGAACGCCTACTCGACCTCCGGCTTCGTGCGCGGTCGCCCGATCGCCACGATCGGCGCCAGCAACCCCGGGTTCTCGGACTCCACGTTCTTCGTGCAGGGGGTCGACACGTTCACGCACATGCTGCTGCCGTCGATCGCCCTCATGGTCATCTCGTTCGCCGGCTACACGCGCTACACCCGCGCGAGCCTGCTCGAGGTGCTCAACCAGGACTACATCCGCACGGCGCGCGCGAAGGGCCTGACCGAGCGCACCGTGATCGTGCGCCACGCGTTCCGCAACGCGCTGATCCCGATCACCACGATCGTCGCCTTCGACATCGCCGGCATCATCGGCGGCGCGGTGATCACCGAGCGGGTGTTCGGCTGGACAGGCATGGGCTCCATGTTCCAGAACGGCCTCGACCGCGTCGACCCGAACCCCGTGATGGCGTTCTTCCTCGTCACCGGCGGGCTCGCGCTCCTGTTCAACCTGCTGGCCGACATCGCATACGCGGCCCTCGACCCCCGAATCCGGGTGAGCTGA